Part of the Clostridium sporogenes genome, GATTTTTAATACCATTATTTAAAATATTTTTTCAAAATAATTATTTATATAAATCTGCTGCAAGCTTTTTTAGAATTTTCTCATCTAATACTTGAAAGTAATTGTTTTTCTTTCTTATAGCTCCCTTACAACTAAGATTATTTAATGTTCTTAATAAATGTCTATAACTTGTACCTAGAAGCTCTGCTATTTCAGTTAAGTTTTCATTAAACTTTATTATTCTTTCTTCATTATTATTTACTCTTTCACCAGTAGCAAGAATATAACTGGCCAATCTATTTTCCAAAGGATAAAGCAAATTTATAGAACTATTTTTTGAACATCTATTTAATTTTCCACCTAAAGAACTACAAATAAACCTTAAAAATTTAGCATCATTAAGCAAATACAATCTTACATTTTTTAAGGATATAGCTAGGCAATATGTATCCTCTATAACCTGCACATTTGAAGATGCATTTTCTAAATTAATAATTTCTACATCGCCCAATAATTTAAAATCATCATAAAAGCAAAGTAACAAAGACTTGCCATTACTAAGAGTTGTATATACTTTAGCTTTTCCTTTTACAAGAAAAAAAAGATAATTAAGTTCTTCATCTTCTCTACAAATATGCTCATTTTTTTTGAAAAAGAAAAGTTCTATAAAAGGATTCATATCTTTAGTAAACATATCATTAATTCTATACTTTAAAATATATTTCTCTCTTTCTTTTAAATCATTAATTCTTATCATAACTTTAAACTCCTTGTAAATTCCTGTTTTAAGTATGACATATGTCATATCCCTTTACAACTTTTTCATGATAAATTAAGTTTAAGGTTTCACTAGGAGGAATACTAATATGAAGAATAATTTAATTTCAGCCTTTATAGGTGCTTTAATAGCTATAATGACTTTATTTAATGGAACTTTGTCTAATACTTTTGGAAACTATACTTCAAGCATAATAATTCATGTTA contains:
- the yeiL gene encoding transcriptional regulator YeiL, producing MIRINDLKEREKYILKYRINDMFTKDMNPFIELFFFKKNEHICREDEELNYLFFLVKGKAKVYTTLSNGKSLLLCFYDDFKLLGDVEIINLENASSNVQVIEDTYCLAISLKNVRLYLLNDAKFLRFICSSLGGKLNRCSKNSSINLLYPLENRLASYILATGERVNNNEERIIKFNENLTEIAELLGTSYRHLLRTLNNLSCKGAIRKKNNYFQVLDEKILKKLAADLYK